From Epinephelus lanceolatus isolate andai-2023 chromosome 5, ASM4190304v1, whole genome shotgun sequence, the proteins below share one genomic window:
- the fgd4a gene encoding FYVE, RhoGEF and PH domain-containing protein 4a isoform X1 yields MLERSLPHRKMEGFSRVAFRRKQLSLDSEETEHTEKKDKAGCFQSKTTDEACVAVKIEHSRALGSSPASKRSNSPSVQECLSRAGGGTSDKSRGGVNGRSFGSRPRLQSKPQVPPKPPHLQSPVTELTSPLGRLQKPPLKQGMEEGEGGGGGGGRAGGRGAMNREKVREKHSKVSDLISRFEENSSGTETKRDGSPLKQISKSSNCSPAHRAYQRQTETGGTQENHSSTPTLPQDAHKPAANGVVAQMEQDKDKDKDKDKEDKQERSNESVRIETAGLVNGDMGCESTEQSDDQSPPHTDRTETESHTENEDSGTKIESEHGNEEGSTDQKETNEQKLFKIANELLHTERAYVARLNLLDQVFCTKLMEEANKGTFPVDVVKNIFSNIASIHTFHGQFLLPSLEKRMGEWTSTPRLGDILQKLTPFLKMYAEYVKNFDKAMELLKQWTDRSPQFKAIIQEIQSQEVCGCLTLQHHMLEPVQRVPRYEMLLKDYLKKLPQDDPDRRDSEKSLEIIATAATHSNSAIRKSENLKKLMEIYEMLGEEEDIVNPSNEFIKEGHILKLAARNTSAMERYLFLFNNMLLYCVPKFSLGGAKYTVRTRIGIDGMKVLETTNEDYPHTFQVSGKERMLELQASSEQDKAGWIKAFQETIEIYQQKNESFKNALKEMEQVSNAELGKRAPRWIRDNEVTMCMKCKEPFNALTRRRHHCRACGYVVCYKCSENKVALEYDGNKLNKVCRDCFSILTGERIAEGKKKGILEIEAAQFSGSSIMCGFLQYCEKNKPWQKVWCVIPEKECLVLYLYGAPQDVKAQSTIPLLGYCVDDSARPTDPPASFRLSQSKSIHNFAAETEELKQRWLKVIRVAVLGEMPECPQTNDGNANMMDNNNTQEAGNDSS; encoded by the exons AGAAGAAAGACAAAGCTGGCTGCTTCCAGTCCAAGACCACTGATGAGGCCTGCGTGGCGGTGAAAATCGAACACTCCAGAG CTCTAGGCAGTAGCCCGGCGAGCAAACGCAGCAACTCACCTAGCGTGCAGGAGTGTCTGAGTCGGGCGGGCGGCGGGACATCTGACAAGAGCAGGGGAGGGGTCAATGGAAGAAGCTTTGGCAGCAGGCCGCGGCTGCAGTCTAAACCACAAG TGCCTCCAAAGCCACCGCACCTCCAGAGCCCGGTGACAGAGCTCACGTCCCCGCTGGGCCGCTTGCAGAAACCACCACTAAAGCAGGGCATggaggaaggagaaggaggaggaggaggaggtgggagaGCAGGGGGAAGAGGGGCTATGAACCGGGAGAAAGTCAGGGAGAAACACTCCAAAGTCTCAGACCTCATCAGCCGCTTTGAGGAGAACAG CAGCGGCACAGAGACCAAGAGAGACGGCTCGCCGCTCAAACAGATCAGCAAGTCGTCCAACTGCAGCCCAGCTCACCGCGCCTAccagaggcagacagagaccGGCGGGACTCAGGAGAACCACTCCTCCACGCCAACGTTGCCGCAGGATGCCCACAAACCGGCGGCCAACGGGGTGGTAGCTCAGATGGagcaggacaaggacaaggACAAGGACAAGGACAAGGAGGACAAACAGGAGAGGAGCAATGAAAGTGTGAGGATAGAGACTGCCGGGCTGGTGAACGGAGATATGGGGTGCGAGAGCACAGAACAGAGTGATGATCAGTCAcctccacacacagacaggactgAGACAGAAAGCCACACTGAGAACGAGGACAGTGGGACTAAAATAGAAAGTGAGCATGGGAATGAAGAAGGGAGCACCGACCAGAAG GAGACAAATGAACAGAAGCTGTTTAAGATCGCCAACGAGCTCTTGCACACAGAGAGGGCCTACGTTGCACGACTTAACCTGCTGGACCAG GTATTCTGTACTAAGCTAATGGAGGAGGCAAATAAAGGAACGTTCCCTGTGGACGTGGTGAAAAACATCTTCTCCAACATCGCCTCCATCCACACCTTTCACGGCCAGTTTCTGCTTCCGAGCCTGGAGAAACGCATGGGAGAATG GACGTCCACGCCTCGCCTCGGAGACATTTTGCAGAAACTCACACCCTTCCTCAAGATGTACGCAGAGTACGTGAAGAATTTCGACAAGGCCATGGAGCTGCTGAAACAGTGGACCGATCGTTCGCCACAATTCAAGGCCATCATTCAGGAGATTCAG AGTCAAGAGGTCTGCGGCTGCCTGACGCTCCAGCATCACATGTTGGAGCCCGTGCAGAGAGTCCCTCGCTATGAGATGCTGCTTAAAGACTATTTGAAGAAGCTGCCTCAGGACGATCCTGACCGACGAGATTCAGAGA aatCATTAGAAATTATCGCCACAGCGGCTACTCACTCCAACAGTGCCATACGAAAATCT GAGAATCTAAAGAAACTGATGGAGATTTACGAGATGCTGGGCGAGGAGGAGGACATTGTTAACCCCTCTAATGAGTTCATCAAAGAGGGGCACATCCTGAAGCTGGCGGCCAGGAACACGTCAGCCATGGAGCGGTACCTCTTTCTG TTCAACAACATGCTGCTGTACTGCGTGCCCAAGTTCAGTCTGGGAGGGGCAAAGTACACGGTGAGGACCCGGATCGGCATCGACGGCATGAAGGTCCTGGAAACCACCAACGAGGACTACCCTCATACCTTCCAGGTGTCAGGGAAGGAGAGGATGCTGGAGCTACAGGCCAG CTCGGAGCAGGACAAGGCAGGCTGGATTAAG GCTTTCCAGGAGACCATCGAGATCTACCAGCAGAAAAACGAGTCCTTCAAGAACGCACTGAAAGAAATGGAGCAAGTGTCG aATGCAGAGTTAGGGAAGCGTGCTCCTCGCTGGATCCGCGACAACGAAGTGACGATGTGTATGAAGTGTAAAGAGCCTTTCAACGCTCTGACACGGCGGAGACACCACTGCAGAGCCTGCGGCTAT GTGGTGTGCTATAAATGTTCAGAAAACAAGGTGGCGCTCGAATACGACGGCAACAAGTTGAACAAAGTCTGCAGAGACTGCTTCTCCATCCTGACCGGAGAGAGGATAGCTGAGGGCAAGAAGAAGGGCATCCTGGAG ATCGAGGCGGCTCAGTTCAGCGGCAGCAGCATCATGTGTGGCTTCCTGCAGTACTGTGAGAAGAACAAACCTTGGCAGAAGGTGTGGTGTGTCATCCCAGAGAAAGAGTGCCTGGTGCTGTATCTCTACGGAGCTCCGCAG GATGTGAAGGCCCAGTCGACTATCCCCCTCCTGGGCTACTGTGTGGATGACAGTGCCCGGCCCACAGACCCCCCTGCCAGCTTCCGCCTCTCTCAGTCCAAGTCCATCCACAATTTCGCTGCTGAAACTGAAGAGCTTAAGCAGCGCTGGCTCAAAGTCATTCGAGTGGCAGTGCTGGGAGAGATGCCAGAGTGCCCTCAGACCAACGATGGCAACGCCAACATGatggacaacaacaacacacaagaGGCGGGTAACGATAGCTCATAA
- the fgd4a gene encoding FYVE, RhoGEF and PH domain-containing protein 4a isoform X6: MENLKSQFTVLTSTKALGSSPASKRSNSPSVQECLSRAGGGTSDKSRGGVNGRSFGSRPRLQSKPQVPPKPPHLQSPVTELTSPLGRLQKPPLKQGMEEGEGGGGGGGRAGGRGAMNREKVREKHSKVSDLISRFEENSSGTETKRDGSPLKQISKSSNCSPAHRAYQRQTETGGTQENHSSTPTLPQDAHKPAANGVVAQMEQDKDKDKDKDKEDKQERSNESVRIETAGLVNGDMGCESTEQSDDQSPPHTDRTETESHTENEDSGTKIESEHGNEEGSTDQKETNEQKLFKIANELLHTERAYVARLNLLDQVFCTKLMEEANKGTFPVDVVKNIFSNIASIHTFHGQFLLPSLEKRMGEWTSTPRLGDILQKLTPFLKMYAEYVKNFDKAMELLKQWTDRSPQFKAIIQEIQSQEVCGCLTLQHHMLEPVQRVPRYEMLLKDYLKKLPQDDPDRRDSEKSLEIIATAATHSNSAIRKSENLKKLMEIYEMLGEEEDIVNPSNEFIKEGHILKLAARNTSAMERYLFLFNNMLLYCVPKFSLGGAKYTVRTRIGIDGMKVLETTNEDYPHTFQVSGKERMLELQASSEQDKAGWIKAFQETIEIYQQKNESFKNALKEMEQVSNAELGKRAPRWIRDNEVTMCMKCKEPFNALTRRRHHCRACGYVVCYKCSENKVALEYDGNKLNKVCRDCFSILTGERIAEGKKKGILEIEAAQFSGSSIMCGFLQYCEKNKPWQKVWCVIPEKECLVLYLYGAPQDVKAQSTIPLLGYCVDDSARPTDPPASFRLSQSKSIHNFAAETEELKQRWLKVIRVAVLGEMPECPQTNDGNANMMDNNNTQEAGNDSS; the protein is encoded by the exons ATGGAGAATCTAAAGTCGCAGTTCACTGTGCTGACTTCTACAAAAG CTCTAGGCAGTAGCCCGGCGAGCAAACGCAGCAACTCACCTAGCGTGCAGGAGTGTCTGAGTCGGGCGGGCGGCGGGACATCTGACAAGAGCAGGGGAGGGGTCAATGGAAGAAGCTTTGGCAGCAGGCCGCGGCTGCAGTCTAAACCACAAG TGCCTCCAAAGCCACCGCACCTCCAGAGCCCGGTGACAGAGCTCACGTCCCCGCTGGGCCGCTTGCAGAAACCACCACTAAAGCAGGGCATggaggaaggagaaggaggaggaggaggaggtgggagaGCAGGGGGAAGAGGGGCTATGAACCGGGAGAAAGTCAGGGAGAAACACTCCAAAGTCTCAGACCTCATCAGCCGCTTTGAGGAGAACAG CAGCGGCACAGAGACCAAGAGAGACGGCTCGCCGCTCAAACAGATCAGCAAGTCGTCCAACTGCAGCCCAGCTCACCGCGCCTAccagaggcagacagagaccGGCGGGACTCAGGAGAACCACTCCTCCACGCCAACGTTGCCGCAGGATGCCCACAAACCGGCGGCCAACGGGGTGGTAGCTCAGATGGagcaggacaaggacaaggACAAGGACAAGGACAAGGAGGACAAACAGGAGAGGAGCAATGAAAGTGTGAGGATAGAGACTGCCGGGCTGGTGAACGGAGATATGGGGTGCGAGAGCACAGAACAGAGTGATGATCAGTCAcctccacacacagacaggactgAGACAGAAAGCCACACTGAGAACGAGGACAGTGGGACTAAAATAGAAAGTGAGCATGGGAATGAAGAAGGGAGCACCGACCAGAAG GAGACAAATGAACAGAAGCTGTTTAAGATCGCCAACGAGCTCTTGCACACAGAGAGGGCCTACGTTGCACGACTTAACCTGCTGGACCAG GTATTCTGTACTAAGCTAATGGAGGAGGCAAATAAAGGAACGTTCCCTGTGGACGTGGTGAAAAACATCTTCTCCAACATCGCCTCCATCCACACCTTTCACGGCCAGTTTCTGCTTCCGAGCCTGGAGAAACGCATGGGAGAATG GACGTCCACGCCTCGCCTCGGAGACATTTTGCAGAAACTCACACCCTTCCTCAAGATGTACGCAGAGTACGTGAAGAATTTCGACAAGGCCATGGAGCTGCTGAAACAGTGGACCGATCGTTCGCCACAATTCAAGGCCATCATTCAGGAGATTCAG AGTCAAGAGGTCTGCGGCTGCCTGACGCTCCAGCATCACATGTTGGAGCCCGTGCAGAGAGTCCCTCGCTATGAGATGCTGCTTAAAGACTATTTGAAGAAGCTGCCTCAGGACGATCCTGACCGACGAGATTCAGAGA aatCATTAGAAATTATCGCCACAGCGGCTACTCACTCCAACAGTGCCATACGAAAATCT GAGAATCTAAAGAAACTGATGGAGATTTACGAGATGCTGGGCGAGGAGGAGGACATTGTTAACCCCTCTAATGAGTTCATCAAAGAGGGGCACATCCTGAAGCTGGCGGCCAGGAACACGTCAGCCATGGAGCGGTACCTCTTTCTG TTCAACAACATGCTGCTGTACTGCGTGCCCAAGTTCAGTCTGGGAGGGGCAAAGTACACGGTGAGGACCCGGATCGGCATCGACGGCATGAAGGTCCTGGAAACCACCAACGAGGACTACCCTCATACCTTCCAGGTGTCAGGGAAGGAGAGGATGCTGGAGCTACAGGCCAG CTCGGAGCAGGACAAGGCAGGCTGGATTAAG GCTTTCCAGGAGACCATCGAGATCTACCAGCAGAAAAACGAGTCCTTCAAGAACGCACTGAAAGAAATGGAGCAAGTGTCG aATGCAGAGTTAGGGAAGCGTGCTCCTCGCTGGATCCGCGACAACGAAGTGACGATGTGTATGAAGTGTAAAGAGCCTTTCAACGCTCTGACACGGCGGAGACACCACTGCAGAGCCTGCGGCTAT GTGGTGTGCTATAAATGTTCAGAAAACAAGGTGGCGCTCGAATACGACGGCAACAAGTTGAACAAAGTCTGCAGAGACTGCTTCTCCATCCTGACCGGAGAGAGGATAGCTGAGGGCAAGAAGAAGGGCATCCTGGAG ATCGAGGCGGCTCAGTTCAGCGGCAGCAGCATCATGTGTGGCTTCCTGCAGTACTGTGAGAAGAACAAACCTTGGCAGAAGGTGTGGTGTGTCATCCCAGAGAAAGAGTGCCTGGTGCTGTATCTCTACGGAGCTCCGCAG GATGTGAAGGCCCAGTCGACTATCCCCCTCCTGGGCTACTGTGTGGATGACAGTGCCCGGCCCACAGACCCCCCTGCCAGCTTCCGCCTCTCTCAGTCCAAGTCCATCCACAATTTCGCTGCTGAAACTGAAGAGCTTAAGCAGCGCTGGCTCAAAGTCATTCGAGTGGCAGTGCTGGGAGAGATGCCAGAGTGCCCTCAGACCAACGATGGCAACGCCAACATGatggacaacaacaacacacaagaGGCGGGTAACGATAGCTCATAA
- the fgd4a gene encoding FYVE, RhoGEF and PH domain-containing protein 4a isoform X7 encodes MEEGEGGGGGGGRAGGRGAMNREKVREKHSKVSDLISRFEENSSGTETKRDGSPLKQISKSSNCSPAHRAYQRQTETGGTQENHSSTPTLPQDAHKPAANGVVAQMEQDKDKDKDKDKEDKQERSNESVRIETAGLVNGDMGCESTEQSDDQSPPHTDRTETESHTENEDSGTKIESEHGNEEGSTDQKETNEQKLFKIANELLHTERAYVARLNLLDQVFCTKLMEEANKGTFPVDVVKNIFSNIASIHTFHGQFLLPSLEKRMGEWTSTPRLGDILQKLTPFLKMYAEYVKNFDKAMELLKQWTDRSPQFKAIIQEIQSQEVCGCLTLQHHMLEPVQRVPRYEMLLKDYLKKLPQDDPDRRDSEKSLEIIATAATHSNSAIRKSENLKKLMEIYEMLGEEEDIVNPSNEFIKEGHILKLAARNTSAMERYLFLFNNMLLYCVPKFSLGGAKYTVRTRIGIDGMKVLETTNEDYPHTFQVSGKERMLELQASSEQDKAGWIKAFQETIEIYQQKNESFKNALKEMEQVSNAELGKRAPRWIRDNEVTMCMKCKEPFNALTRRRHHCRACGYVVCYKCSENKVALEYDGNKLNKVCRDCFSILTGERIAEGKKKGILEIEAAQFSGSSIMCGFLQYCEKNKPWQKVWCVIPEKECLVLYLYGAPQDVKAQSTIPLLGYCVDDSARPTDPPASFRLSQSKSIHNFAAETEELKQRWLKVIRVAVLGEMPECPQTNDGNANMMDNNNTQEAGNDSS; translated from the exons ATggaggaaggagaaggaggaggaggaggaggtgggagaGCAGGGGGAAGAGGGGCTATGAACCGGGAGAAAGTCAGGGAGAAACACTCCAAAGTCTCAGACCTCATCAGCCGCTTTGAGGAGAACAG CAGCGGCACAGAGACCAAGAGAGACGGCTCGCCGCTCAAACAGATCAGCAAGTCGTCCAACTGCAGCCCAGCTCACCGCGCCTAccagaggcagacagagaccGGCGGGACTCAGGAGAACCACTCCTCCACGCCAACGTTGCCGCAGGATGCCCACAAACCGGCGGCCAACGGGGTGGTAGCTCAGATGGagcaggacaaggacaaggACAAGGACAAGGACAAGGAGGACAAACAGGAGAGGAGCAATGAAAGTGTGAGGATAGAGACTGCCGGGCTGGTGAACGGAGATATGGGGTGCGAGAGCACAGAACAGAGTGATGATCAGTCAcctccacacacagacaggactgAGACAGAAAGCCACACTGAGAACGAGGACAGTGGGACTAAAATAGAAAGTGAGCATGGGAATGAAGAAGGGAGCACCGACCAGAAG GAGACAAATGAACAGAAGCTGTTTAAGATCGCCAACGAGCTCTTGCACACAGAGAGGGCCTACGTTGCACGACTTAACCTGCTGGACCAG GTATTCTGTACTAAGCTAATGGAGGAGGCAAATAAAGGAACGTTCCCTGTGGACGTGGTGAAAAACATCTTCTCCAACATCGCCTCCATCCACACCTTTCACGGCCAGTTTCTGCTTCCGAGCCTGGAGAAACGCATGGGAGAATG GACGTCCACGCCTCGCCTCGGAGACATTTTGCAGAAACTCACACCCTTCCTCAAGATGTACGCAGAGTACGTGAAGAATTTCGACAAGGCCATGGAGCTGCTGAAACAGTGGACCGATCGTTCGCCACAATTCAAGGCCATCATTCAGGAGATTCAG AGTCAAGAGGTCTGCGGCTGCCTGACGCTCCAGCATCACATGTTGGAGCCCGTGCAGAGAGTCCCTCGCTATGAGATGCTGCTTAAAGACTATTTGAAGAAGCTGCCTCAGGACGATCCTGACCGACGAGATTCAGAGA aatCATTAGAAATTATCGCCACAGCGGCTACTCACTCCAACAGTGCCATACGAAAATCT GAGAATCTAAAGAAACTGATGGAGATTTACGAGATGCTGGGCGAGGAGGAGGACATTGTTAACCCCTCTAATGAGTTCATCAAAGAGGGGCACATCCTGAAGCTGGCGGCCAGGAACACGTCAGCCATGGAGCGGTACCTCTTTCTG TTCAACAACATGCTGCTGTACTGCGTGCCCAAGTTCAGTCTGGGAGGGGCAAAGTACACGGTGAGGACCCGGATCGGCATCGACGGCATGAAGGTCCTGGAAACCACCAACGAGGACTACCCTCATACCTTCCAGGTGTCAGGGAAGGAGAGGATGCTGGAGCTACAGGCCAG CTCGGAGCAGGACAAGGCAGGCTGGATTAAG GCTTTCCAGGAGACCATCGAGATCTACCAGCAGAAAAACGAGTCCTTCAAGAACGCACTGAAAGAAATGGAGCAAGTGTCG aATGCAGAGTTAGGGAAGCGTGCTCCTCGCTGGATCCGCGACAACGAAGTGACGATGTGTATGAAGTGTAAAGAGCCTTTCAACGCTCTGACACGGCGGAGACACCACTGCAGAGCCTGCGGCTAT GTGGTGTGCTATAAATGTTCAGAAAACAAGGTGGCGCTCGAATACGACGGCAACAAGTTGAACAAAGTCTGCAGAGACTGCTTCTCCATCCTGACCGGAGAGAGGATAGCTGAGGGCAAGAAGAAGGGCATCCTGGAG ATCGAGGCGGCTCAGTTCAGCGGCAGCAGCATCATGTGTGGCTTCCTGCAGTACTGTGAGAAGAACAAACCTTGGCAGAAGGTGTGGTGTGTCATCCCAGAGAAAGAGTGCCTGGTGCTGTATCTCTACGGAGCTCCGCAG GATGTGAAGGCCCAGTCGACTATCCCCCTCCTGGGCTACTGTGTGGATGACAGTGCCCGGCCCACAGACCCCCCTGCCAGCTTCCGCCTCTCTCAGTCCAAGTCCATCCACAATTTCGCTGCTGAAACTGAAGAGCTTAAGCAGCGCTGGCTCAAAGTCATTCGAGTGGCAGTGCTGGGAGAGATGCCAGAGTGCCCTCAGACCAACGATGGCAACGCCAACATGatggacaacaacaacacacaagaGGCGGGTAACGATAGCTCATAA
- the fgd4a gene encoding FYVE, RhoGEF and PH domain-containing protein 4a isoform X9 has translation MKRDLYRQGETQLLIQMWESCEMKPRRMSGTETKRDGSPLKQISKSSNCSPAHRAYQRQTETGGTQENHSSTPTLPQDAHKPAANGVVAQMEQDKDKDKDKDKEDKQERSNESVRIETAGLVNGDMGCESTEQSDDQSPPHTDRTETESHTENEDSGTKIESEHGNEEGSTDQKETNEQKLFKIANELLHTERAYVARLNLLDQVFCTKLMEEANKGTFPVDVVKNIFSNIASIHTFHGQFLLPSLEKRMGEWTSTPRLGDILQKLTPFLKMYAEYVKNFDKAMELLKQWTDRSPQFKAIIQEIQSQEVCGCLTLQHHMLEPVQRVPRYEMLLKDYLKKLPQDDPDRRDSEKSLEIIATAATHSNSAIRKSENLKKLMEIYEMLGEEEDIVNPSNEFIKEGHILKLAARNTSAMERYLFLFNNMLLYCVPKFSLGGAKYTVRTRIGIDGMKVLETTNEDYPHTFQVSGKERMLELQASSEQDKAGWIKAFQETIEIYQQKNESFKNALKEMEQVSNAELGKRAPRWIRDNEVTMCMKCKEPFNALTRRRHHCRACGYVVCYKCSENKVALEYDGNKLNKVCRDCFSILTGERIAEGKKKGILEIEAAQFSGSSIMCGFLQYCEKNKPWQKVWCVIPEKECLVLYLYGAPQDVKAQSTIPLLGYCVDDSARPTDPPASFRLSQSKSIHNFAAETEELKQRWLKVIRVAVLGEMPECPQTNDGNANMMDNNNTQEAGNDSS, from the exons ATGAAGAGAGATTTGTACAGGCAAGGGGAAACACAGCTCCTCATTCAGATGTGGGAGAGTTGTGAGATGAAGCCCAGGAGAATGAG CGGCACAGAGACCAAGAGAGACGGCTCGCCGCTCAAACAGATCAGCAAGTCGTCCAACTGCAGCCCAGCTCACCGCGCCTAccagaggcagacagagaccGGCGGGACTCAGGAGAACCACTCCTCCACGCCAACGTTGCCGCAGGATGCCCACAAACCGGCGGCCAACGGGGTGGTAGCTCAGATGGagcaggacaaggacaaggACAAGGACAAGGACAAGGAGGACAAACAGGAGAGGAGCAATGAAAGTGTGAGGATAGAGACTGCCGGGCTGGTGAACGGAGATATGGGGTGCGAGAGCACAGAACAGAGTGATGATCAGTCAcctccacacacagacaggactgAGACAGAAAGCCACACTGAGAACGAGGACAGTGGGACTAAAATAGAAAGTGAGCATGGGAATGAAGAAGGGAGCACCGACCAGAAG GAGACAAATGAACAGAAGCTGTTTAAGATCGCCAACGAGCTCTTGCACACAGAGAGGGCCTACGTTGCACGACTTAACCTGCTGGACCAG GTATTCTGTACTAAGCTAATGGAGGAGGCAAATAAAGGAACGTTCCCTGTGGACGTGGTGAAAAACATCTTCTCCAACATCGCCTCCATCCACACCTTTCACGGCCAGTTTCTGCTTCCGAGCCTGGAGAAACGCATGGGAGAATG GACGTCCACGCCTCGCCTCGGAGACATTTTGCAGAAACTCACACCCTTCCTCAAGATGTACGCAGAGTACGTGAAGAATTTCGACAAGGCCATGGAGCTGCTGAAACAGTGGACCGATCGTTCGCCACAATTCAAGGCCATCATTCAGGAGATTCAG AGTCAAGAGGTCTGCGGCTGCCTGACGCTCCAGCATCACATGTTGGAGCCCGTGCAGAGAGTCCCTCGCTATGAGATGCTGCTTAAAGACTATTTGAAGAAGCTGCCTCAGGACGATCCTGACCGACGAGATTCAGAGA aatCATTAGAAATTATCGCCACAGCGGCTACTCACTCCAACAGTGCCATACGAAAATCT GAGAATCTAAAGAAACTGATGGAGATTTACGAGATGCTGGGCGAGGAGGAGGACATTGTTAACCCCTCTAATGAGTTCATCAAAGAGGGGCACATCCTGAAGCTGGCGGCCAGGAACACGTCAGCCATGGAGCGGTACCTCTTTCTG TTCAACAACATGCTGCTGTACTGCGTGCCCAAGTTCAGTCTGGGAGGGGCAAAGTACACGGTGAGGACCCGGATCGGCATCGACGGCATGAAGGTCCTGGAAACCACCAACGAGGACTACCCTCATACCTTCCAGGTGTCAGGGAAGGAGAGGATGCTGGAGCTACAGGCCAG CTCGGAGCAGGACAAGGCAGGCTGGATTAAG GCTTTCCAGGAGACCATCGAGATCTACCAGCAGAAAAACGAGTCCTTCAAGAACGCACTGAAAGAAATGGAGCAAGTGTCG aATGCAGAGTTAGGGAAGCGTGCTCCTCGCTGGATCCGCGACAACGAAGTGACGATGTGTATGAAGTGTAAAGAGCCTTTCAACGCTCTGACACGGCGGAGACACCACTGCAGAGCCTGCGGCTAT GTGGTGTGCTATAAATGTTCAGAAAACAAGGTGGCGCTCGAATACGACGGCAACAAGTTGAACAAAGTCTGCAGAGACTGCTTCTCCATCCTGACCGGAGAGAGGATAGCTGAGGGCAAGAAGAAGGGCATCCTGGAG ATCGAGGCGGCTCAGTTCAGCGGCAGCAGCATCATGTGTGGCTTCCTGCAGTACTGTGAGAAGAACAAACCTTGGCAGAAGGTGTGGTGTGTCATCCCAGAGAAAGAGTGCCTGGTGCTGTATCTCTACGGAGCTCCGCAG GATGTGAAGGCCCAGTCGACTATCCCCCTCCTGGGCTACTGTGTGGATGACAGTGCCCGGCCCACAGACCCCCCTGCCAGCTTCCGCCTCTCTCAGTCCAAGTCCATCCACAATTTCGCTGCTGAAACTGAAGAGCTTAAGCAGCGCTGGCTCAAAGTCATTCGAGTGGCAGTGCTGGGAGAGATGCCAGAGTGCCCTCAGACCAACGATGGCAACGCCAACATGatggacaacaacaacacacaagaGGCGGGTAACGATAGCTCATAA